The Bradyrhizobium barranii subsp. barranii genome segment CTCCAGCGTAATCCGGGCTGCGCCCTTGCGCCGCACCGCGCCGCTGCGGGCGAGCAGGGGAATGTGGATGAACGCCGCAAGCTGCGGTCCGCCCGCCCTCACATTCTCGATCGCGCGCCAGCTGAGATAATTGCAGAGATAGGCGCCGGCATCGCGCGAGGCGCGCGCGTCGATGCCGGTGAGGCGCGCGGCGCGCAGCAGTCTTGCCGTGTGCGGACCGAACGTCATCGCGTCCGCATGGCCGGCGATGCCGCGCTTGCTGGAACGGGTGTTGGCGGCATCGGGCCAGAGCATGGTGACGGCATTGCGTGCGCGGGTCTCGATGCGGAGGTAAGGCGTACGCGAGGCGAGGCCGAACATCAGCAGCGCGTCGGGCTGTTCTTTCGCGAGCACATCAGGCAATTGCCGGTCGACCGCGGCATAGGTGACCGGGAAGATGTGGCTCGCGAGCGCGACATCGTCGAGCGCCGGACGGCGCAATTGCGCCAGCCGCGCCACCAGCGGCTGGGTCGGGTTATAGGGCGCGCCGGGAAACGGTCCGAAGCCGGTGAGGAGAATGCGGAGCTTTTCGCTCATTGCAGCAACTCCAGAATCTGCTCGGCGGCGAGTGCCGGCGTGAGATGGCCTTCGGCCACCTCAGCCTCGATTTTCCTGACCTTGGTTCGCACCGACGCCTCGCTGCGCAGCCGCGCCAGCATGCGCTGCTCCAGCATCGACCACATCCACTTCACCTGCTGCTCGCGCCGCCGTGCAGCGAAGTCGCCGGACGCGTTCATCGCCTTGCGGTGATCCAGAACCTTCTGCCAGAGTTTTGCGATCCCGTCGCCGGTCAGCGCCGAATAGGTCTCGACCGGCGGGTGCCAATGCTCGGACCGCGGCGCCAAAATATGCAGCGCGCCGCGATAGTCGGCGGCAGTGATGTTGGCGCGCTTGAGGTTGTCGCCGTCGGCCTTGTTGATCGCGATCATGTCGGCGAGCTCGACCAGGCCCTTCTTGATGCCTTGCAGCTCGTCGCCGCCGCCCGGCAGCATCAGCGCGAGGAAGAAGTCGGTCATGTCACAAACTGCGGTCTCGGACTGGCCGATGCCGACGGTCTCGACCAGCACTACGTCGAAGCCGGCGGCCTCGCACAACAGCATGGCCTCACGCGTCTTGGCGGCGACGCCGCCGAGCGTGCCTGACGATGGCGAGGGACGGATGAAGGCGTCATTGGAGGCCGACAGCCGCGCCATCCGCGTCTTGTCGCCAAGGATCGATCCGCCGCTGCGCGCCGAGGACGGATCGACCGCGAGCACCGCGACCTTGTTTCCCTGCTCGATGAGATACGTCCCGAGCACATCGATGGTGGTGGACTTGCCGACGCCGGGCGAGCCGGTGATGCCGACCCGAACCGCCTTGCCGGTGTCGGGCAGCAACTTCTGCACCAGTTCGCGCGCCAGCGCCTGATGGTCGCTGCGCCGGCTTTCCACCAGCGTGATGGCGCGGGCGAGGGCTGCGCGACTGCCGGAGCGCAAGTCGCGGGCGAGGGTTTTGATGTCCAGCGAGGCCTTCTTCTCAGTCATGCCCTGCTTTACAACGCTCCGGCGGGGCAGGCGAGGGCCGCTTGCCCGATATCACCGAGTCGTTGCCGCTGCCGTCTGCACCGGCTTCACCTTGCGCCAGATCCACACCAGCACCGGCCAGAGCAGCGCGCCGATCGCCATGGCGGCGAGGATCGCCGCGACGGGTCGCTCGAAGAACGGCAGGATACTGCCGTCGGACTTGATCAGCGAGGTCACGAAGGCCTGCTCGACCATGGTGCCCATGACGATGCCGAGCACCATCGCGGCCACCGGATAGCCGTTCGCCTCCATGACATAGCCGATGATGCCGAAGGCGGCGACGGTGACGACGCCGAACATGTTGTTGCCGATCGCGAACGAGCCGACCGCGCAGCACAGCATGATGATCGGCATGATGGCGGAGCGCGGCGCCAGCAGGATGTAGGCGGCGATCCGGATCATGGCGATGCCGAGCGGGATCATCAAAATGTTCGCGATGATGAACATCAGGTAGATCGCGTACATGCTCGACGCCTTCTCGGTGAACAGCGTCGGGCCGGGATTGAGGCCCTTCATGTAGAGCACGCCGATCGCGATCGCGGCGATGGTGTCACCGGGAATGCCGAACAGCAGCGAGGGCACCCAGCCCGAGGCGATGCTGGCGTTGTTGCTGGCGCCGGCCTCGACCAGGCCCTCGACGTGGCCGGTGCCGAATTTCTCCGGCTCCTTGGAGAAGCGTTTCGACATCGCATAGGAGACCCAGGCGGCCATGTCGGCGCCCGCGCCGGGCAGCACGCCGATGATGATGCCGATGATGTTTCCGCGCGTCATCTGCCAGTGATATTTCTTGGTCAGCTTCCACTGGCCGGCCATGATGCTTCCGAATTTTCGCCGCGGCAGCGGCGGCGGCTCGGGCGTCAGCATCGCGCGCATCACCTGCGCCACCGCGAACACGCCGACCAGCGCCGGGATCGGCTCGATGCCACCGAACAAATCGGTGATGCCGAAGGTGAAGCGCGGCACGCCGCCGGGATTCTCGATGCCGATGCAGGACACCAGCAGGCCGAGGAACATGCCCGCGATCGCCTTCACCGGCGAGGAGCGCGCGACCAACGTGGCGCACATCAGGCCGAGCAGCGCCAGCCAGAAATATTCGAAGGTCGAGAATGACAGCGCGATCTCGGCGAGCGGCGGCGCCAAGATCATAAGCGACAGCACGCCGGCGATGCCGCCGACGGCGGAGAACCAGACGCCGGCCCCCAGCGCCAGCTCGGCCTGGCCCTTGCGCGTCATGGCGTAGGCCTCGTCGGCATAGGCGGCCGAGGCGGGGGTGCCGGGAATGCGCAGCAGTGCGCCGGGGATGTCGCCCGAGAAGATCGCCATCGAGGAGGCCGCGACGATGGTCGCGATTGCCGCGATCGGCGAGAGGTAGAAGGTGACGGGGACGAGCAGGGCGGTCGCCATCGTCGCGGACAGGCCCGGCAGCGAGCCGATCACGAGGCCGTACACGGAGGCTGCGAACATCGCGATGATGACCTCCCAGGTGGAGATCAGGGCGAATGCTTCAATCAGGGTCTTGAGCATGGGATCACCAGGGCGTCGGCAGCAGGCCGGCGGGGAGCGGCACGCGCAGCAGCTTGCCGAAGATGAGGTGGATGGCGAACGGCGACAGCGCCGCGAGCGGCAGCGCCAGCTTCCACTTCGCCCCGAGCGCGGTCGAGGTGACGTAGACCATGATCGCCGCGGTGATGATGAAGCCGAGCCGGTCGGCGGCGGCGACGTAGAACAGCAGCAGCGCCGGCGGCAGCAGGGCGCGCAGGCCGTAGAGCTTCCCCTGCGGCGGCGGCGCAGCCGCCACCTGGCCGTACTCGAGCGGGACCAGCTCTTCCTCCTCCTCGAAGGAATGGCCTATGCCGAACACAATCGCGAGCCCGCACAGCGCGAGCCCGATGCCGATCACGAGCGGAAATACGTTGGGGCCGACCGGCTGCCCCGGCACCGGCGGCAGGATCCAGCCGCCATAGGCAGCCGCCGCGCCGAGCACGACGAGAAACGATCCCGTGACGGAGTCGGGAAGACGCATGTGAGAGGTCCTGTCAGAGGTACACTCCCTCTCCCCGGCTGCGGGGAGAGGGTTGGGGTGAGGGGGGCTCTCCTCTCCCCGCAAGCGGGGAGAGGCGATCAGAGCATCGCAGGTGCGGATCACGCCTTGCTCAGGCCGGCGGCCTTCATCGCCTCGCCCATCTGGGCGTCGCCCTTGTCCATGAAGCTTGCGAACTGACCGGCATCGCCCCACACCGTGCCGAAGCCGCGGTTGCTCATGAAGTCCTTGAACTCGGCGGAGTCGTAGACCTTCTTCAGCGCCGCGGTGAGCTTCGTTGCGATCTCAGGCGGCAGGTTCTTCGGCGCGCCGATGCCGCGCCAGGCGCCGGTCGCGTAGTCGATGCCCATCGCCTCCTTCAGCGTCGGCACGTCCTTGAAGATCGGGTTGCGCGCCGGGGCCATGATGGCAAGGCTCCTTGCCTTGCCCGCCTCGATGATGGCGCGCGCCTCCGGCACCGAGCACGTCGTGAGGTCGAGGCCGCCGGCGGCAAGATCCTGCATCGCGGGCGCAGCGCCATTCGACGGCACCCAGGCGACCTGGTTGGCAGGCAGGCCCATCGCCTGCATCCAGCCGACCAGCGCGAGATGCCAGATGCCGCCCTGGCCGGTGCCCGACGCCTTGAACTTGCCGGGAGGCGCCGCCTTGATGGCTTCGGCGAGCTCCTTGACGGTCTTGTAGGGCGAGGAGGAGGAGACCTGGATGCCGGGCGGGTCCTCGTTCATCAGCGCCAGCGGCGTGTAGCTCTTCGGCGTCAGCTCGGTGAGACCCTGCCAGTGCATCATCGAGATTTCGACGGTGAGCATGCCGATCGTGTAGCCGTCCGGCTGCGCGGTCGCGATCGCGCTATGGCCGACCACGCCTGAACCGCCGGTGCGGTTGACGACGTTGAAGGGCTGGCCGAGATCCTTTTCCAGCAGGGCTGCGACAATGCGCGCAGTCGCGTCGGTGCCGCCACCGGCGCCCCAGGGCACGATCACGGTGACCGGCCGCGCCGGATACGCCTGTGCGCGTGCGGGTGTGAGACCGAATGCGGCGGATGCGGCAATCGCGGCGGAAGAGGCCGCAAAAGTGCGGCGCGAAATCTTGGACATCAATGCCTCCCAGCGGCGCCCGTGACACCGGGCGCTCTTGTCAATGAAGGCATTCTAGTCGGCTTTGCGGCGCCGCTGCAAGGTAGCGCTACCACAGCGCTGTGAGCAATGTGTCGCTGCTCAAAACATCATCACTGCGGCTCCTCGGCGTCGCCCTTCGGCCGCGCGCCGCCGAAGATGCGCATGCCTTCCGCCGTGAGATAGGTCTTCAGCGTTTCCCACGGCACGAAGGCGACATATTCGCCCTCGGCGTAGGGGCCGACCGCGTAAGGCGGATAGTGGAAGGTGAGCCCGGAACTCTTGCCCGCTTCGGTTGACGGCGCGAGCGTCACCGCGCCGATCTTGAGCAGGCTCGGCTCGACGCTCTTGAACCACTCGTCGGTCGCGGTCTCGCTGGTGTCGCGCTTCTTCTTCTCGGCTCTCAGCGAAGCGATCACGGCCTTCACCATCGCCTTCATGGTCGCCCCGTTGTCGGCGGTCTCGGTGAAGAACGGGCGGATCGAGATGCGCTTGTGCTCGCTCTTGTCCCACAGGATCGTGTTCACGTCCGAGTTGGGATGCGCGCCATGAGTGTCCATGTAATCGTTGCGCAGGACGCTGACATAGCGATCGCCGACAACGGAGCGGATCGCATATTTGCGTTCGAAATCCCAGCCGCCGTCCTTGAAGAACTGCGGATCTTCCTTGCGCGCGGCGGCGGCCTCGGCCGCGTTCTTGTCTAGCCACTTCCTGCCCTCAGTGAGGCAATCCGCAGCGAGCGCCGCATCCGCCTTGATCCTGTCGTCGAGGAAGACGCGGGCGTCGATGCTCTTGGTCTTGACGACGGCGTCGGGCTTGGGGTCCGCCGCGAGGGCGGAGATCACGCACGTTGCGCTAAGCGCCATGGCGACGCTCAAACCGATCATGAACTTCAAGGGGAGTGCTCCTACGTGAGCGTCAGAATATTTCGTGGATGTCGTCTGCGATCTGCTGCGCAGAGTGGGGGGAGGCGGAGCGCCGGACAGTCGCCTGCGCCTGCAGGCCGGTTGCGTCCTCGATGATCTGCTCGACGTCGATCAGGTTGAGCAGCGAGAAAGAGGCCTCCGGTTCGACCTCGACCAGGACATCGATGTCGCTGTGCGGGTGATAATCGTCGCCGTCCCGCGTGCCGAGGATGGCGAGCTTCGAGACGCCCTTGGCTTTGATGGCATCAGCGTTCCTGCGTATCGCAGCGATGACCTCATCACGTGTCATGGAGACAATCCGGCCGGTGATGCGGCCAGCGTACCATCTACTCCGCCGCCTCGCTATGCCCGAGCCGGGCATTCAGCTTGCGGATCAGCTCCTCGGCGGCTTCCGCGATCACCGTGCCCGGCGGGAAGATGGCTTCGGCGCCGGCCGCATAGAGCGCGTCGTAATCCTGCGGCGGCACCACGCCGCCGATGATGATCATGATGTCGTCGCGGCCCTGTTTCTTCAGCGCGGCCTTGAGTTCAGGCACTGCGGTGAGATGGGCGGCGGCGAGCGAGGAGACGCCGAGGATGTGCACGTCGTTCTCGACCGCCTGCCGCGCAGCTTCATCGGCAGTTGCAAACAGCGGCCCGATGTCGACGTCGAAGCCGATGTCGGCGAAGGCCGAGGCAATCACCTTCTGGCCGCGGTCGTGGCCGTCCTGGCCGATCTTGGCGACCAGGATGCGCGGCCGGCGGCCTTCCGCCTCCTCGAAGGCGTCGATCAGCGCCTGAACCTTCTCGACCTGGTTACCCATGCTGGACGCCTCCCGCTTGTAGACGCCGGTGATGGACTTGATCTCGGCGCGGTGCCGGCCGAACACCTTTTCCATCGCGTCCGAGATTTCGCCGACGGTCGCCTTCGCCCGTGCCGCGTCGATCGCGAGTGCGAGCAGATTGCCGTTGCCTTCGCCGGCCGAGCGCGTCAG includes the following:
- a CDS encoding pyroglutamyl-peptidase I; its protein translation is MSEKLRILLTGFGPFPGAPYNPTQPLVARLAQLRRPALDDVALASHIFPVTYAAVDRQLPDVLAKEQPDALLMFGLASRTPYLRIETRARNAVTMLWPDAANTRSSKRGIAGHADAMTFGPHTARLLRAARLTGIDARASRDAGAYLCNYLSWRAIENVRAGGPQLAAFIHIPLLARSGAVRRKGAARITLEELVDAGEAMLMELVGLARKARNMPAS
- the meaB gene encoding methylmalonyl Co-A mutase-associated GTPase MeaB produces the protein MTEKKASLDIKTLARDLRSGSRAALARAITLVESRRSDHQALARELVQKLLPDTGKAVRVGITGSPGVGKSTTIDVLGTYLIEQGNKVAVLAVDPSSARSGGSILGDKTRMARLSASNDAFIRPSPSSGTLGGVAAKTREAMLLCEAAGFDVVLVETVGIGQSETAVCDMTDFFLALMLPGGGDELQGIKKGLVELADMIAINKADGDNLKRANITAADYRGALHILAPRSEHWHPPVETYSALTGDGIAKLWQKVLDHRKAMNASGDFAARRREQQVKWMWSMLEQRMLARLRSEASVRTKVRKIEAEVAEGHLTPALAAEQILELLQ
- a CDS encoding tripartite tricarboxylate transporter permease, which codes for MLKTLIEAFALISTWEVIIAMFAASVYGLVIGSLPGLSATMATALLVPVTFYLSPIAAIATIVAASSMAIFSGDIPGALLRIPGTPASAAYADEAYAMTRKGQAELALGAGVWFSAVGGIAGVLSLMILAPPLAEIALSFSTFEYFWLALLGLMCATLVARSSPVKAIAGMFLGLLVSCIGIENPGGVPRFTFGITDLFGGIEPIPALVGVFAVAQVMRAMLTPEPPPLPRRKFGSIMAGQWKLTKKYHWQMTRGNIIGIIIGVLPGAGADMAAWVSYAMSKRFSKEPEKFGTGHVEGLVEAGASNNASIASGWVPSLLFGIPGDTIAAIAIGVLYMKGLNPGPTLFTEKASSMYAIYLMFIIANILMIPLGIAMIRIAAYILLAPRSAIMPIIMLCCAVGSFAIGNNMFGVVTVAAFGIIGYVMEANGYPVAAMVLGIVMGTMVEQAFVTSLIKSDGSILPFFERPVAAILAAMAIGALLWPVLVWIWRKVKPVQTAAATTR
- a CDS encoding tripartite tricarboxylate transporter TctB family protein, coding for MRLPDSVTGSFLVVLGAAAAYGGWILPPVPGQPVGPNVFPLVIGIGLALCGLAIVFGIGHSFEEEEELVPLEYGQVAAAPPPQGKLYGLRALLPPALLLFYVAAADRLGFIITAAIMVYVTSTALGAKWKLALPLAALSPFAIHLIFGKLLRVPLPAGLLPTPW
- a CDS encoding tripartite tricarboxylate transporter substrate binding protein; the encoded protein is MSKISRRTFAASSAAIAASAAFGLTPARAQAYPARPVTVIVPWGAGGGTDATARIVAALLEKDLGQPFNVVNRTGGSGVVGHSAIATAQPDGYTIGMLTVEISMMHWQGLTELTPKSYTPLALMNEDPPGIQVSSSSPYKTVKELAEAIKAAPPGKFKASGTGQGGIWHLALVGWMQAMGLPANQVAWVPSNGAAPAMQDLAAGGLDLTTCSVPEARAIIEAGKARSLAIMAPARNPIFKDVPTLKEAMGIDYATGAWRGIGAPKNLPPEIATKLTAALKKVYDSAEFKDFMSNRGFGTVWGDAGQFASFMDKGDAQMGEAMKAAGLSKA
- a CDS encoding RsiV family protein; this translates as MIGLSVAMALSATCVISALAADPKPDAVVKTKSIDARVFLDDRIKADAALAADCLTEGRKWLDKNAAEAAAARKEDPQFFKDGGWDFERKYAIRSVVGDRYVSVLRNDYMDTHGAHPNSDVNTILWDKSEHKRISIRPFFTETADNGATMKAMVKAVIASLRAEKKKRDTSETATDEWFKSVEPSLLKIGAVTLAPSTEAGKSSGLTFHYPPYAVGPYAEGEYVAFVPWETLKTYLTAEGMRIFGGARPKGDAEEPQ
- a CDS encoding nucleotidyltransferase family protein, with translation MTRDEVIAAIRRNADAIKAKGVSKLAILGTRDGDDYHPHSDIDVLVEVEPEASFSLLNLIDVEQIIEDATGLQAQATVRRSASPHSAQQIADDIHEIF